One segment of Brassica napus cultivar Da-Ae chromosome C3, Da-Ae, whole genome shotgun sequence DNA contains the following:
- the LOC106351078 gene encoding uncharacterized protein LOC106351078, translated as MKFLLELVVPCFGSQQFHHSAVDDSISGETQSLMKQRRRRKRVRLAGQPGQEWRPSLSVISEHKPAITEKSEEERKVRRKSEVCGGDSSSRSGGSHVRFRSDGLGSNDLEPVIPTFSPTPFMF; from the exons ATGAAATTCTTACTGGAGCTCGTCGTGCCTTGCTTTGGTTCGCAGCAGTTCCACCACTCCGCCGTGGATGATTCCATTTCAGGCGAAACGCAGTCGCTAATGAAACAGCGAAGGCGGCGGAAACGCGTCAGACTTGCGGGCCAACCGGGACAAGAGTGGAGACCGTCCCTCAGCGTGATCTCCGAGCACAAGCCGGCGATAACTGAGAAATCGGAAGAAGAGCGGAAAGTCCGTCGGAAAAGTGAAGTCTGCGGCGGAGACTCGTCGTCCCGATCCGGTGGTAGTCATGTTCGTTTCCGCAGTGACGGTTTGGG GAGTAATGATTTGGAACCAGTAATTCCGACATTCTCACCGACCCCGTTCATGTTTTGA
- the LOC106346020 gene encoding organelle RRM domain-containing protein 2, mitochondrial-like codes for MAMAMRLPAIARAATEMASAPVGLRRLLCSNATNFSFLSPQANSETPARPQADPTTNLFVSGLSKRTTSEGLRTAFAQFGEVADAKVVTDRVSGYSKGFGFVRYATLEDSAKGIAGMDGKFLDGWVIFAEYARPREPYRPQNNMPPSPYGNRY; via the exons ATGGCGATGGCTATGAGACTCCCTGCGATAGCGAGAGCGGCGACGGAAATGGCTTCGGCTCCCGTTGGATTGAGACGTCTCTTGTGCTCGAACGCTACAAACTTTTCATTCCTCTCTCCACAGGCTAATTCCGAAACTCCGGCTCGTCCTCAGGCGGATCCCACCACCAATCTCTTCGTCTCCG ggcTTAGTAAGCGCACCACTTCTGAAGGTCTTAGGACAGCTTTCGCTCAGTTTGGAGAAGTTGCTGATG CCAAGGTTGTCACAGACAGAGTCTCAGGATATTCTAAAGGGTTTGGATTTGTTCGATATGCCACCTTGGAAGATTCTGCCAAAGGCATCGCTGGAATGGATGGCAAG TTTCTTGACGGGTGGGTCATATTCGCAGAGTATGCAAGACCAAGAGAGCCATACCGACCTCAGAACAACATGCCTCCTTCTCCATATGGTAACCGCTATTGA
- the LOC106346021 gene encoding WD repeat-containing protein 25: protein MDLLRNSYANDSDDEPEPVTDNRLTSKTATPSLPSKRPYPEPEEQHYKPARKPNPPYSSYSDPQTSSSAIPGRYVSKRERSLLASLSTAPTQNQSSDSIHKPSVSSPTVLGSISDSQVPRHVLSKGSSFRTGMPSRMSVSLTGHTKAVTSIDWSTSHVHLLASAGLDGAVYVWNVWSSGEKKVRSFLHHNAPVKDVKWSKQGLSLLSCGYDCTSSLFDVERGVETQAFKEDQVVGVVKFHPDNANLFLSGGLKGSLRLWDIRSNKVVHDYVKDLGPILDVEFMAGGNRFISSSDVSGRNISENAVIVWDVSREVPLSNQVYAEAYTCPCIKHHPKDSVFIAQSHGNYTAIFSANPPFKLNKYKRYEGHWVAGFPIKCNFSPDGETLVSGSSDGSLYMYGYKSTELIKKLKAYEHPCVDVAYHPVLPNVIACCSWDGQVSVFE from the exons ATGGATCTCTTACGCAACTCGTACGCCAATGACTCCGACGACGAACCTGAACCGGTTACCGATAACCGGTTAACATCTAAGACCGCCACACCGTCTCTTCCTTCAAAGCGCCCATATCCTGAACCGGAGGAGCAACATTACAAACCAGCTCGTAAACCAAATCCTCCGTACAGTTCTTACTCCGATCCTCAAACCAGCTCTTCAGCAATCCCAGGTCGGTACGTTTCCAAGAGAGAGCGATCCCTTCTAGCTTCTCTTTCAACTGCTCCGACTCAAAATCAAAGCTCCGATTCGATTCACAAACCCTCCGTTAGCTCTCCTACTG TTCTCGGGAGCATCTCTGATTCACAAGTGCCTCGTCATGTTCTATCGAAAGGATCTTCTTTTCGAACCGGTATGCCGAGTAGAATGTCGGTTTCGTTAACCGGTCATACAAAGGCTGTTACTTCTATTGATTGGTCAACAAGTCATG TTCATCTTCTTGCTTCAGCGGGGCTAGATGGTGCTGTCTACGTGTGGAATGTGTGGAGCAGCGGTGAGAAGAAAGTACGTTCCTTTCTCCATCACAATGCCCCGGTCAAAGATGTGAAGTGGTCGAAGCAAGGACTGTCTCTGCTTTCTTGTGGATACGACTGCACTTCGAGTCTGTTTGATGTTGAGAGAGGGGTAGAGACGCAAGCTTTCAAGGAGGATCAGGTCGTTGGAGTTGTTAAGTTCCATCCAGACAATGCCAACCTGTTTCTTTCGGGAGGGCTCAAGGGCAGTCTTAGGTTATGGGACATTAGGAGTAACAAAGTTGTGCATGATTACGTCAAGGATCTTGGTCCGATTCTTGATGTTGAGTTTATGGCTGGTGGGAATCGGTTCATCTCCTCGAGCGATGTTTCAGGAAGGAATATAAGCGAGAATGCTGTTATAGTTTGGGATGTTTCGAGAGAGGTTCCTCTATCTAACCAGGTCTATGCAGAAGCATACACATGCCCTTGCATCAAACATCACCCAAAAGACTCAGTCTTCATCGCACAATCGCACGGGAACTACACAGCGATCTTCTCAGCAAACCCGCCTTTCAAGCTGAACAAATACAAGAGGTACGAAGGTCACTGGGTCGCAGGTTTCCCTATCAAATGCAACTTCAGCCCTGACGGAGAAACCTTGGTCTCTGGCTCATCTGATGGTTCCTTATACATGTACGGATATAAATCCACTGAGCTCATTAAGAAGCTCAAGGCTTATGAACATCCCTGCGTGGATGTTGCATACCACCCTGTACTGCCTAACGTGATCGCGTGTTGTAGCTGGGACGGACAGGTCTCTGTTTTTGAATAA
- the LOC106346019 gene encoding calcium/calmodulin-regulated receptor-like kinase 1, producing the protein MEGESFGLIVGISLGVVIGVLLAISAFFCFRYHRKTSQIVNSGGGSSRRSATLPIRENGANSCNIMSDSTLGPDSPVRSSSNGRSGWLDGFSKKTSVISASGILEYSYRDLQKATCNFTSLIGQGAFGPVFKAQMSTGETVAVKVLATDSKQGEKEFQTEVMLLGRLHHRNLVNLVGYCAEKGQHMLIYVYMSKGSLASHLYSEKHEPLSWDLRVYIALDVARGLEYLHDGAVPPVIHRDIKSSNILLDQSMRARVADFGLSREEMVDKHAANIRGTFGYLDPEYISTRTYTKKSDVYGFGVLLFELIAARNPQQGLMEYVELAAMNAEEKVGWEEIVDSRLDGRFDLQEVNEVAAFAYKCISRAPRKRPYMRDVVQVLTRVIKVRHSRKRQKKSASPSPLPPTVESGGEQTGNRSVRSENHRRDNSMDSTLEDYC; encoded by the exons atggAAGGAGAGTCGTTTGGTTTGATCGTTGGGATCTCACTTGGTGTGGTGATCGGTGTGTTGTTAGCTATTTCAGCGTTCTTCTGCTTTAGGTACCATAGAAAGACATCTCAGATTGTCAACAGTGGTGGCGGCTCAAGCAGAAGAAGTGCGACGCTTCCCATCAGAGAGAACGGTGCTAACTCTTGCAACATTATGTCTGATTCCACTCTTGGTCCCGATTCGCCTGTCAGATCCTCGAGCAATGGGAGGTCTGGTTGGCTTGACGGGTTTAGTAAGAAGACAAGTGTCATCTCTGCTTCTGGCATTTTGGAATATTCTTACAG GGATTTGCAGAAAGCAACCTGTAATTTCACGTCTTTGATAGGCCAAGGAGCATTTGGACCTGTCTTCAAAGCTCAAATGTCCACCGGCGAGACCGTTGCTGTCAAAGTTCTCGCCACTGATTCCAAACAGGGGGAGAAAGAGTTTCAGACAGAG GTTATGTTATTGGGAAGGTTGCATCACCGTAACCTAGTGAACTTGGTGGGCTATTGTGCAGAGAAAGGCCAACACATGCTTATATATGTCTACATGAGTAAAGGAAGTTTAGCTTCTCACTTGTACA gtgaaaaacatgaaccgtTGAGCTGGGATTTGAGAGTATACATTGCTTTAGACGTGGCACGCGGTCTAGAGTATCTTCATGATGGG GCTGTTCCTCCTGTAATCCACAGAGATATCAAATCTTCCAACATTCTGTTAGATCAATCCATGCGAGCTCGG GTTGCTGACTTTGGCTTGTCTAGAGAAGAAATGGTAGACAAACATGCTGCCAACATCAGAGGAACGTTTGGTTATCTCGATCCAGAGTACATCTCCACAAGAACATACACCAAGAAAAGCGATGTTTATGGTTTCGGGGTTTTGCTTTTTGAGCTTATAGCTGCAAGAAACCCTCAACAAGGGCTAATGGAATACGTTGAGCTg GCGGCGATGAATGCAGAGGAGAAGGTTGGGTGGGAAGAGATTGTGGATTCAAGATTAGATGGGAGATTTGATCTACAAGAAGTGAATGAAGTTGCGGCTTTTGCTTATAAATGCATCTCTCGTGCACCGAGGAAACGTCCCTACATGAGGGACGTTGTGCAGGTTTTGACTCGTGTCATTAAGGTGAGACACTCCAGAAAACGTCAGAAAAAGTCTGCCTCGCCTTCTCCGCTTCCCCCTACGGTGGAGTCTGGTGGTGAGCAGACTGGAAATAGATCAGTTCGGTCGGAAAATCATAGGAGAGATAACTCCATGGACAGTACACTTGAAGACTATTGTTAA